In Providencia hangzhouensis, the DNA window TAAGTTAGCGGAACTGTATGTGTCTGGTGAGCTGAAAAATGTTGATGTGAATGATATTTTGAGTTGGTTGCTGATTGCGCAAGAAAATAACATCGAAGCTCAAAACCAGTTAGCTATCTTTTATTTAACGGGAACGGGTGTGGCGAAAAACACACACAGAGCACGGCAATTGCTGGAAAAAGCGGCATTTAAGAAAAATAGCGATGCCCAAAACAACCTTGCGGTGATGTATGCACGAGGCGAGGGCGGTGAGAAAAATATTTTTCGTTCAGTAATGTGGTTTGAACGAGCGGTAGAACTCGGTAATGAAACCGCAAAAAGCAACTTGGCACTTTTAAAACAGAATAAAGGCGTGACGGGAAAAATGTTGCAATACACTGGTAGTGTTGCGCAACCCAGCAAAAATGCTAGAGAGGATTAATTGTATAATATAGAAGGCGATCGAAATGATCGCCTTCTAGTATTTTGATCAAACTTCCACACTATTCGAATAAGTTACTGTGCAAGGTACGAACGATCTCTTCAGCATCATTTCCAGGTACCAATAAACAAATATTGTGGCTACTTGCTCCATAGCTGATCATGCGAATATTGAATGACTCAAGCGCCCCAAAAATTTGTCTCCCGAGGCCATTCACTTGCGACAGCTCATTACCAATGATTGCGACGAGCGCTAAATCTTCTTCCACTTCAACACGGCATAATGCGGATAGTTCTGTCATTAGCGCATTGGTGAGTAAACTGCCGTTAGTTCCCGTTGAACCTGTTGTGTCTAAGGTTAGGGCGACACTGACCTCTGAAGTCGTAATTAGATCCACTGAAATATTGTGGCGCAGTAAAATGGTGAAAATTTCCGCTAAGAAACCGCGTGCGTGCAGCATTTTTAGACTGTGCAAGGTGAGTAGCGTTTGTTTACGGCGCAGTGCTAATGCCCTAAATTGTGGTGGATTCGTGGTTTTATCACACACAATGGTGCCGCCGGCTTCGGGGGCTTTACTTGAACCGACAAAAACTGGGATCCCCGCACGTACTGCAGGAAGGAGTGTCGCAGGATGCAAAATTTTTGCGCCAAAGGTCGCCATTTCTGCCGCTTCATCGAAAGCAATTTCATCAATGCGTTGGGCACTCGGTACGACGCGAGGGTCAGTGGTGTAAATTCCAGGAACGTCAGTCCAAATATCTACACGTGATAAATTAAGGACTTCAGCTAACAAAGCGGCGGTGTAGTCACTTCCACCGCGCCCAAGAGTGGTCGTGCGGCCTTTTTCATCACGACCAATAAACCCTTGAGTAATGACAACCGACTCAGTAAGGCGTGGCATGAGTTGTTGTTCTGACAATGCTTTTAGCTGAGCAAGTTCTGGTTCAGCACGGCCAAAGCTGTCATTCGTTCTCATCACTTTGCGTACGTCAAACCATTGGGAGTTAGCATTACGTTGGCGTAGTACTTCAACAAATAGTAAGGTTGACATTAATTCGCCGTGGCTCACCATTTCATCCGTTAATGCATCAGAAGTGGCTAAAGCAGCCGAATCAGCTAAATGAGCAATATTATCGAGTAATCGATTGATTTCCTCACGAATAACATCAGCAGTTTGTAAGTTATCAATAATTGCGTATTGAATATCCTTCACTTTTTTCAGCAGTTCATTACGTTTATCAGCATCGCAACCTTCGGCCAGTTCGATTAATAAATTGGTAATGCCAGCAGAGGCGGAAAGTACCACAACTCGCACATTTGGGTTGGAGAGAACAATATTGGCGCTGTTGTTCATCGCTTCAAAGTTAGCGACGCTAGTGCCGCCAAATTTGGCGATAACATACTGATGATTGTCTGTTGAAGACGCTGCGATATTCATGGTGTCAATCCCTTTGGTTAAACCTAATCTTTATATAGATTTATCGGGTAAATAGGATTGCGTCAATCAAGAATCGAAGTAAATCAGTAATTCTAATGATAGGTAATTTATTATCGGTTTTCTCAATATACTCGTCATACTTCGAGCTGCATGGGTGTTGACTGCGCTCAGATAACCGAATCACATACTTTTGTATGCTCATCGGTCTATCTTCGCTTGTCGCCTATATGCAACTCGAATTATTTAGAGTATATACTCGTTATATTTCAATCAGTTTGGGTGTTGACTACGCTCAGATAACCGAGTCACAGACTTTTGTATGCTCATCGGTCTATCTTCGCTTGTCGCCTACATGCAACTCTAATTATTTAGAGTATATACTCGTTATATTTCAATCAGTTTGGGGGTTGACTGCTCTCAGATAACCGGATCATATACTTTTGTATACGTATCAGTCTAGAAAGTGTGTATTTTAATAAAATGGGTAATTAAGTCTGGAAAAGTGCGGCAGAATTGGGGAATATCAATATAACGCAGAAAACCGATAAGTCTCGTTTTCGTGACGGGGTACAATCTATTTCTATTTAAAATTATTTGGAGAGTGTTATCCATGAGAAGTATTAATCCAAGCCAGACGGCTGCATGGCGGGCGCTAGAGCAACATTTTGCGCAAATGAAAAATGTCCATATGCGCGATTTATTTGCACAGGATAAAGACCGCTTCACTCATTTTTCGGCAACGTTCGATGGTCAAATCTTAGTGGATTTCTCCAAAAATAGAATTACGCAAGAAACATTGGAACATTTATTGGCCTTAGCAAAAGAAACAGAGCTAGAAAGCGCCATTAACAGTATGTTCCAAGGTGAAAAAATTAACCGTACTGAAGACCGTGCGGTACTACATACTGCTTTGCGTAACCGCGATAACACCCCTATTTATGTTGATGGCAAAGATGTCATGCCAGAAGTGAATGCAGTATTGGAAAAAATGCAGCAATTTAGTCAGCGTATTATCAGCGGTGATTGGAAGGGTTACACCGGTAAAGCGATTACGGATGTGGTGAACATCGGTATTGGTGGTTCAGACCTTGGTCCATTTATGGTGACAGAAGCACTGCGTCCATACAAAAACCACCTAAACATGCGTTTTGTATCGAATGTGGATGGTACGCAAATTGCGGAAACACTGAAAAAGCTGAACCCAGAAACAACACTGTTTTTAATTGCGTCCAAAACCTTTACAACGCAAGAAACCATGACGAATGCGCATTCTGCTCGTGATTGGTTCTTGGCGGCGGCAAAAGATGAAAGTCAAGTGGCTAAGCATTTTGTGGCACTTTCAACGAATGGCGAAGAAGTCGCGAAGTTTGGTATTGATACCAACAATATGTTTGAATTTTGGGATTGGGTTGGTGGCCGTTATTCATTATGGTCAGCGATTGGTTTATCCATTATTTTATCGGTCGGCTTTGATAATTTCGTTCAATTATTGAACGGTGCCCATGCGATGGATAAACATTTCACCCAAACTCCGCTAGAAAAGAACATCCCCGTGTTGTTAGGTTTGATTGGCATTTGGTACAACAATTTTTTTGAAGCGGAAACTGAAGCGATTCTGCCATACGACCAATACATGCATCGTTTTGCCGCTTACTTCCAACAAGGTAATATGGAATCGAACGGTAAATATATTGGTCGTGATGGAAAACCTGTTACTTATCAAACAGGCCCGATTATTTGGGGTGAGCCGGGAACCAATGGCCAACATGCGTTTTATCAGTTGATCCACCAAGGAACTAAGATGATCCCATGTGATTTTATCGCACCTGCGGTAACCCATAACCCGTTAGGGGATCATCACGAAAAATTATTATCTAATTTCTTTGCGCAAACCGAAGCACTGGCGTTTGGTAAAACTCGTGAAGTGGTTGATGCCGAGTTTGCTGCGCAAGGTAAAAATGTCGCGGATATGGAATATGTTGCGCCTTATAAGGTGTTTGAAGGCAACCGCCCAACTAACTCTATCTTATTGAAATCAATCACGCCATATTCGTTAGGTGCATTGATTGCGATGTATGAGCACAAAATATTCACTCAAGGGGCGATTTTAAATATCTTTACTTTCGACCAATGGGGCGTGGAGTTAGGTAAACAACTCGCAAGCCGTATCCTGCCTGAATTAGAAAATAGTGATACCGTGAGTACCCATGATAGCTCGACCAATGGTTTGATTAACAGCTACAAAGCTTGGCGATAAATTAATAACGTATTATTTAAATAGTTAAATGTAAGGTAGGAAGTTCCTACCTTACATTGTTTAACTGACATACTGTCCATCAGGCTATTTTTTAATTAAACAAATTCATTTTGTTACGATATTAATGAATTTTATTATTATCGATAACTTGCTAGTAATTAAAAAAATTTTCACTATATTTTTACATTTTGTGTTGAAAATGTGACTTTTTATATAAATTGTTAGCTAACTTTAACCTTGTCGTAAAACAACGTGATATCCTATTGCGTAAGAAATACAGTAAATCATAACCATGTTATTCATGGTGGAATTTTAAGTAATGGATGAAACGCTTTTTACTTCTCAGCCGATTCACTGGCTGGCGGAGAACGATAAAAACGATAAAATAGTGCCTGCCAATATATTAGATTGGCTACTAGAGCTTGGCTCCATGACAAAACGTTTTGAGCAGCATAGCCAGCAAGTTACCGTGATACCTTATTTAGAGCGCTATGTATCGCAAGATAAGCTGAGCGCGGATGAAGTGCAGTCTCTACCTGAAAGCCCGCGTTATTGGGTCAGAGAAGTTGTCATGTATGGAGATGGCATCCCTTGGTTACTGGGCCGAACAATAATCCCTGAAGAAACACTGACTGATGATGACCAGCAACTGGTGGATATTGGGAGAATGCCATTAGGGCGTTATTTATTTAGCCGCGAGAGTTTAACTCGAGATTATATCCATATTGGTTCTTGCGCAAACAGGTGGGTACGTAGTTCTCGGTTAAGACTATCGAATAAACCGTTGCTGTTAACAGAAATATTTTTACCTGAATCACCTGCATATCGCTAACTATCCTAAGTACTTTGAGTTTTCAGGTCTCTGCAATGACACTATGCCAACAAATATAAATCAGTAAGTTGCCGAGTTTGGTGGTATTAAAATATACCTAATTTGAAGTATGATGGAATTCGAAAAGGAGCACGATAAAGTGGAGGGAAGTATGACGCTAAGTAAATGGCATGCATACAGCCGTTTAATGCGTATTGATAGACCCATTGGCTCATTGTTGCTATTGTGGCCGACGTATTGGGCATTATGGATTGCGGCTCAAGGTACGCCAAGTTTACATCTTTTGATTGTATTTACTGCTGGCGTATTCTTTATGCGTGCTGCTGGTTGTGTCATTAATGATTTTGCTGACCGCCATTTTGATGGCCACGTAGAGCGGACTAAACACCGCCCACTTCCAAGTGGGGACGTAACAGAAAAAGAAGCAAAAATATTGTTTGCAAGCCTTGTTGGCCTCTCTTTTCTGCTAGTTTTGACACTCAATTCCATGACCATTTGGTTGTCGGTTGCAGGGTTGGCTTTGGCATGGGTTTATCCCTTTGTTAAGAGAGTCAGTAATTTACCCCAAGTGGTATTAGGTGCGGCTTTTGGTTGGTCAATTCCAATGTCTTTCTCTGCTGTTGGTGAAACTTTGCCAGTTGTTTGTTGGTTACTGTTTTTAGTTAATATTATTTGGTCGGTGATCTACGATACTCAGTATGCAATGGTAGACCGCGATGATGATTTAAAAATTGGTGTGAAATCAACCGCTATTCTATTCGGGCAATATGACAAACTGATTATTGGTTTGCTGCAATTACTGATGGTTGGCTTATTATTGGTGATTGGCTCACTGGCGGGTTTAGGAACCCTTTATTATATTTCATTAGTGTTAGTTGCGGGTTTATTTATCTATCAGCAGCAATTGATGGTTAACCGTGAACGTGCGCCTTGCTTTAAAGCTTTTATGAACAATAACTTTGTCGGCTTAATATTGTTTATTGGTATTTTTATCAGTTATTTTTAAATTACAGTTATTGAGCCAAAGTGAAAAAGGTCATGTTATTTCTAACATGACCTTTTTTGTTTTATTGGCTTGAGAAAAGGCGATTAGCTTTTCACTTGTTCCGGAGATTGCGTGCTTTCAGTTGGTTTTTTTTCAGAAAACTCATCATCTTGACTAACACTTTCAATAGTTAAGCGAATCTCAGGTGACATCAATCGAGCCAGAACGGCATACAGTTTTTGCGCATTGGTGACAAAGATATCATTTTCATTATTATCAATGTAGCCTTCTTCTCTTAGGGTATCGACCAATGTGGAGAATACCGCTTTATCAAAGAATTCAGGAGCGTTGATACCGTGCAAAACAGAAAGGCGTTGTGCAAGGATACGGCTTTGTTTTTCTAGCGTATTACGGCTGATTTCAGGGCTCGCATTGAGTAATGATAATGTGATTGCATAACGTTGCAGAGTTTCACGTACGCCAGCAGCTAAGAGCTGTAATGGACGAATACGGCGAGGATTTAACACCACTATGTCGTCTTCTTTTAAGCAAATCAGCTTTTGGTTATTTAGCTCATCAATTAGCGTATCTACCGCCTCGTGTAGCTCATCACTGTTATAACGCATAAACAGTTCTGCTTTTAAGAACGGATAAATTTGGCCTACTTGATAGTGAATGTCTTGGCGACTAATGCGTTCATAGTGCAATACAATGCTAGCAATTAGTGATGGTAATACCAATAAATGATGGATATTGTTACGGTAATAGGTCATTAAGACGGCATTTTCGCGAGGAAGGATAATAATATCCCCCATGCTGTCTTTTTCGACTTCGAATTTATCCATTTGCAAAGCATGTTCTAACAATTGCTCTGCTGTTTTATTTGGGGTCGTCGCATCTGCGGTGTATGGCACATTGCGCAATAATTGCAGGTAACATTCGACTTGTTCAATCAGTTGCTCACGAGTGAGTGAGCGTTGACGAGAAGCCAGTAACGCAGTCGCACACAGGTTAATCGCATTGGCTGCGGCTGCATTATTAATATTGACCATAATGTTATCGGCTAACGAACTGACCGTTGGGTTTAGCCACGTTGGTCTTTGTGGTTCGATAGGGTCGATAGAGTCGCGCCAATCAGGCACGCGCTGGTTAAGGTAATGAGGTAATGAAATGGGTTGACCGAAGTTAACATACCCTTGGCCTAGGTTACGCAATTTACGTAAGCCGCGAACCATAGAGAAAAAGCCTTCTTTCTCTTTTTCTGCGCCGCGAAGTTCTTTGGCATAAGTTCCCACTTCCATCACATGCTCATACCCAATGTAGATAGGAACGATGGTGATAGGGCGTGAGTCACCGCGCAACATCGCTTGTAACGTCATTGAGAGGGTACCCGTCTTAGGCTGTAATAAACGACCGGTACGTGAGCGCCCTCCTTCCACAAAGTATTCGATGGAGTAACCTCGGGCAAACAACTCACTTAAATATTCGCGGAAAACGGTCGAATACAGTTTATTTCCTTTGAACGTACGGCGAATAAAAAAGGCCCCTAAACGGCGGAAAATCGGCCCTGCTGGCCAGAAATTGAGGTTGATCCCCGCGGCAATATGAGGTGGAACTAGCCCTTGATGGTATAGCACATATGAGAGCAGTAAGTAGTCCATATGGCTGCGGTGAGAGGGGACATAAACGATTTCATGGCCGTCTTGTGCAAGCTGGCGGACCCGTTCAGCGTGCTGAACATTGATGCCTTGATAAAGACGGTTCCAAGTCCAACTAAGAACCCTATCCGTTAAACGTACGGCTTCATAAGAGAAATTGGCTGCAATTTCTTCCATCATCCCAACGGCATTTTGTTGGGCTTTTTTGAGTGGAATTTTTTTACTGCGCGCTTCGTCTTCAACGGCTTTTTCAATCGCTTTAGACGTTAATAGCTTATTAAACAGCTCATAACGTGCAGGGAGTTTTGGTCCAACTGCCGCTAGGCGTTGGCGCGAATAGTGAATACGCGCGACACGGGCGAGTTTGTTGGCAATAATGGAGTCTGTGCCGTGGTCTTGTGCCATTTTCCCAATTGAGACAATGGGTGATAAACGCACGAAGCTGTCACGCCCTAACCATAAAACTGCAAAGAATTTTTGAATCCCATTTAACAGTTTCAATGGTGGTGCTGGAGTATGGCCTTCACGACCCGGTGAGCGGCCAAACATCACGGATGCAGGTAGCATTTGAATATCTAGATTTGGATTGTTTTTATGCAAATCTAAATAAGCATGGAATGTTTTTACTGAATCCTTGCGTGGATTCGGTGAATAATAGCGAAAAACACGTGGGCCATCATCGATAAAAACGTACGCCGGAAGCTTCGTTCCATTGATATCATTGTCGACCAGAGGGTCAGGCAGACCAATAGCTAAGCATTGATGCCGTAGCGTGAGGAGGTCAGACTTCGAATGATAAGGTAATACGTATAGGGTTGGCCTGTTGACATCAAGCTGCAACTCAGTGACGGGATCCGAAGGAATTAGTTTACTTTTTACCAATAATTTAAGTGGTAAATTCAACGTGTTGTAATATATTTTACGCCATAGTGACATAAATGATTATAGCCTCTTGTTAACAATGCTGCGCAATCATACCAGAAATACATGGTTAGATCTGTTACTGACAATTCACTTTGACCGTAAAAATCGATTATTGTTTGCATTTTTTAAGGAATAAATATGGCGAGTCAAGTTAAGGGGTTCACGCGAGTGATCAAAGCGGCGGGATATTCCCTTAAAGGTTTGAAGGCAGCTTGGGTTAATGAAGCCGCATTTAGGCAGGAATCTGTTGCTGCGATTATCGCAATCTTTATCGCATTTTATATAGATATCAGCTATATAGATAGAATTTTGTTAGTGAGTTCAGTTGTCCTCGTGGCAATAGTCGAATTATTGAATAGTGCGATAGAAGCCGTAGTTGACCGTATTGGTAGTGAGTATCATGAACTGTCAGGAAGAGCTAAAGATATTGGTTCCGCTGCGGTATTTGTGAGTATCGGCTTAGCGCTATTTATTTGGGCACTGGTATTATGGCAGCGTTATTTTTCTGGCTAAGGCGTTCGGGTGCTTAATAGGGTAAAAAGAAAGTAAATCGATAACAAATGCTTAAATTGAGCGATTTAACTGTTCCAAATCTTCATTTACCTGTATATACTCACAGTTTGACTGTATAAACAAACAGGGGAACGGAATGAAAGCACTGACGGCTCGACAACAGCAGGTTTACGATCTGGTGCGCGATCACATTTCGCAGACGGGTATGCCTCCTACACGTGCTGAGATAGCAGCAAGCCTTGGTT includes these proteins:
- the lysC gene encoding lysine-sensitive aspartokinase 3 — translated: MNIAASSTDNHQYVIAKFGGTSVANFEAMNNSANIVLSNPNVRVVVLSASAGITNLLIELAEGCDADKRNELLKKVKDIQYAIIDNLQTADVIREEINRLLDNIAHLADSAALATSDALTDEMVSHGELMSTLLFVEVLRQRNANSQWFDVRKVMRTNDSFGRAEPELAQLKALSEQQLMPRLTESVVITQGFIGRDEKGRTTTLGRGGSDYTAALLAEVLNLSRVDIWTDVPGIYTTDPRVVPSAQRIDEIAFDEAAEMATFGAKILHPATLLPAVRAGIPVFVGSSKAPEAGGTIVCDKTTNPPQFRALALRRKQTLLTLHSLKMLHARGFLAEIFTILLRHNISVDLITTSEVSVALTLDTTGSTGTNGSLLTNALMTELSALCRVEVEEDLALVAIIGNELSQVNGLGRQIFGALESFNIRMISYGASSHNICLLVPGNDAEEIVRTLHSNLFE
- the pgi gene encoding glucose-6-phosphate isomerase — protein: MRSINPSQTAAWRALEQHFAQMKNVHMRDLFAQDKDRFTHFSATFDGQILVDFSKNRITQETLEHLLALAKETELESAINSMFQGEKINRTEDRAVLHTALRNRDNTPIYVDGKDVMPEVNAVLEKMQQFSQRIISGDWKGYTGKAITDVVNIGIGGSDLGPFMVTEALRPYKNHLNMRFVSNVDGTQIAETLKKLNPETTLFLIASKTFTTQETMTNAHSARDWFLAAAKDESQVAKHFVALSTNGEEVAKFGIDTNNMFEFWDWVGGRYSLWSAIGLSIILSVGFDNFVQLLNGAHAMDKHFTQTPLEKNIPVLLGLIGIWYNNFFEAETEAILPYDQYMHRFAAYFQQGNMESNGKYIGRDGKPVTYQTGPIIWGEPGTNGQHAFYQLIHQGTKMIPCDFIAPAVTHNPLGDHHEKLLSNFFAQTEALAFGKTREVVDAEFAAQGKNVADMEYVAPYKVFEGNRPTNSILLKSITPYSLGALIAMYEHKIFTQGAILNIFTFDQWGVELGKQLASRILPELENSDTVSTHDSSTNGLINSYKAWR
- the ubiC gene encoding chorismate lyase, with product MDETLFTSQPIHWLAENDKNDKIVPANILDWLLELGSMTKRFEQHSQQVTVIPYLERYVSQDKLSADEVQSLPESPRYWVREVVMYGDGIPWLLGRTIIPEETLTDDDQQLVDIGRMPLGRYLFSRESLTRDYIHIGSCANRWVRSSRLRLSNKPLLLTEIFLPESPAYR
- the ubiA gene encoding 4-hydroxybenzoate octaprenyltransferase codes for the protein MTLSKWHAYSRLMRIDRPIGSLLLLWPTYWALWIAAQGTPSLHLLIVFTAGVFFMRAAGCVINDFADRHFDGHVERTKHRPLPSGDVTEKEAKILFASLVGLSFLLVLTLNSMTIWLSVAGLALAWVYPFVKRVSNLPQVVLGAAFGWSIPMSFSAVGETLPVVCWLLFLVNIIWSVIYDTQYAMVDRDDDLKIGVKSTAILFGQYDKLIIGLLQLLMVGLLLVIGSLAGLGTLYYISLVLVAGLFIYQQQLMVNRERAPCFKAFMNNNFVGLILFIGIFISYF
- the plsB gene encoding glycerol-3-phosphate 1-O-acyltransferase PlsB codes for the protein MSLWRKIYYNTLNLPLKLLVKSKLIPSDPVTELQLDVNRPTLYVLPYHSKSDLLTLRHQCLAIGLPDPLVDNDINGTKLPAYVFIDDGPRVFRYYSPNPRKDSVKTFHAYLDLHKNNPNLDIQMLPASVMFGRSPGREGHTPAPPLKLLNGIQKFFAVLWLGRDSFVRLSPIVSIGKMAQDHGTDSIIANKLARVARIHYSRQRLAAVGPKLPARYELFNKLLTSKAIEKAVEDEARSKKIPLKKAQQNAVGMMEEIAANFSYEAVRLTDRVLSWTWNRLYQGINVQHAERVRQLAQDGHEIVYVPSHRSHMDYLLLSYVLYHQGLVPPHIAAGINLNFWPAGPIFRRLGAFFIRRTFKGNKLYSTVFREYLSELFARGYSIEYFVEGGRSRTGRLLQPKTGTLSMTLQAMLRGDSRPITIVPIYIGYEHVMEVGTYAKELRGAEKEKEGFFSMVRGLRKLRNLGQGYVNFGQPISLPHYLNQRVPDWRDSIDPIEPQRPTWLNPTVSSLADNIMVNINNAAAANAINLCATALLASRQRSLTREQLIEQVECYLQLLRNVPYTADATTPNKTAEQLLEHALQMDKFEVEKDSMGDIIILPRENAVLMTYYRNNIHHLLVLPSLIASIVLHYERISRQDIHYQVGQIYPFLKAELFMRYNSDELHEAVDTLIDELNNQKLICLKEDDIVVLNPRRIRPLQLLAAGVRETLQRYAITLSLLNASPEISRNTLEKQSRILAQRLSVLHGINAPEFFDKAVFSTLVDTLREEGYIDNNENDIFVTNAQKLYAVLARLMSPEIRLTIESVSQDDEFSEKKPTESTQSPEQVKS
- a CDS encoding diacylglycerol kinase, whose protein sequence is MASQVKGFTRVIKAAGYSLKGLKAAWVNEAAFRQESVAAIIAIFIAFYIDISYIDRILLVSSVVLVAIVELLNSAIEAVVDRIGSEYHELSGRAKDIGSAAVFVSIGLALFIWALVLWQRYFSG